From Nicotiana tabacum cultivar K326 chromosome 20, ASM71507v2, whole genome shotgun sequence, one genomic window encodes:
- the LOC107822604 gene encoding uncharacterized protein LOC107822604 isoform X1, translating to MLLLMLLHLLHQLFLLMFHHQLHVPNLFRMFQKLRFLVEIILTASMLLLTKEKKLQLEAALWRTTTVRENQVTAYLVLRTKRKDVGTDAGEVSDSPSNSVSSAAAITAAPPVLPAIVHEPISGEQQRELFKWILEEKRKLKPKDPEEKRRTDDEKAILKQFIRAKSIPSL from the exons ATGTTGCTGTTGATGCTACTGCACCTGCTGCACCAACTGTTTCTGTTGATGTTCCATCACCAATTACATGTGCCAAACCTTTTCCGGATGTTTCAAAAATTGAGGTTTTTGGTGGAGATAATTTTAACCGCAAGCATGCTGTTGttgacaaaggaaaagaaattgcaACTAGAAGCAGCCTTGTGGAGGACAACAACTGTCAGAGAAAATCAAGTAACAG CTTATCTTGTCTTGAGGACCAAAAGGAAAGATGTGGGAACTGATGCAGGAGAAGTGTCTGATAGTCCTAGTAATTCAGTTTCATCAGCAGCTGCTATTACTGCAGCACCTCCTGTGCTGCCTGCTATTGTTCATGAACCAATTTCAGGAGAACAACAGCGTGAACTATTTAAGTGGATATtggaagaaaagagaaaacttAAGCCAAAAGATCCCGAGGAGAAAAGGCGCACTGATGATGAGAAAGCCATTCTCAAGCAGTTTATTCGAGCCAAGTCCATTCCAAGTTTGTAA
- the LOC107822604 gene encoding uncharacterized protein LOC107822604 isoform X2: MTSVGGSVAAPPPPLPPKESFVRRYKFLWPMILAVNLSVGAYLVLRTKRKDVGTDAGEVSDSPSNSVSSAAAITAAPPVLPAIVHEPISGEQQRELFKWILEEKRKLKPKDPEEKRRTDDEKAILKQFIRAKSIPSL; this comes from the exons atGACGTCAGTAGGAGGAAGTGTGGCGGCGCCTCCACCTCCGCTGCCGCCTAAGGAATCTTTTGTCCGGCGCTACAAGTTCCTTTGGCCTATGATCTTGGCTGTCAATTTGTCTGTTGGAG CTTATCTTGTCTTGAGGACCAAAAGGAAAGATGTGGGAACTGATGCAGGAGAAGTGTCTGATAGTCCTAGTAATTCAGTTTCATCAGCAGCTGCTATTACTGCAGCACCTCCTGTGCTGCCTGCTATTGTTCATGAACCAATTTCAGGAGAACAACAGCGTGAACTATTTAAGTGGATATtggaagaaaagagaaaacttAAGCCAAAAGATCCCGAGGAGAAAAGGCGCACTGATGATGAGAAAGCCATTCTCAAGCAGTTTATTCGAGCCAAGTCCATTCCAAGTTTGTAA